In one Arachis duranensis cultivar V14167 chromosome 9, aradu.V14167.gnm2.J7QH, whole genome shotgun sequence genomic region, the following are encoded:
- the LOC107464925 gene encoding uncharacterized protein LOC107464925, with translation MGATPFTEKILKAKLPKGFDKPTDMKYNGMKDPQEHLTTFKAKMNLDGAVDAAQCRAFPVNLAGPAIKWFNALPNISIASFDDVSRKFLTQFTTKITKAKHLISLLEITQRQDKSTKKYLDRFNDECLTVDGLMDLVANLCLTNGLINEDFKKHLTTKPVYTMYEIQNVAREYINDEEFIQVVATNKQQHDDTARQLKERTGDNKSLYYNYHRGYGHKTQDCFDLKDALKQAILDSKLESSEIPRKLIEKD, from the exons ATGGGAGCCACCCCATTCACGGAGAAAATCCTGAAAGCCAAACTCCCAAAGGGCTTTGACAAGCCTACTGATATGAAATACAATGGGATGAAAGACCCGCAGGAGCACCTCACAACCTTTAAAGCTAAGATGAACTTAGACGGAGCCGTCGATGCGGCCCAATGCAGGGCCTTTCCGGTGAACCTAGCTGGCCCCGCAATCAAATGGTTTAACGCCCTCCCCAACATCTCCATAGCCAGTTTTGACGATGTGTCCAGGAAGTTTCTAACACAGTTCACCACCAAGATCACCAAAGCAAAACATCTGATCAGCCTACTCGAAATCACTCAAAGACAAGACAAATCCACGAAGAAATACCTCGACAGGTTTAACGATGAGTGCCTAACGGTCGACGGACTCATGGACTTAGTAGCCAATCTTTGTCTGACCAATGGCCTCATAAACGAAGACTTCAAGAAGCACCTCACTACCAAGCCAGTCTATACCATGTATGAAATTCAAAACGTTGCAAGAGAATACATAAACGATGAAGAGTTCATCCAAGTCGTGGCCACCAATAAACAGCAACACGATGACACG GCGCGACAACTGAAGGAACGGACAGGCGACAACAAGAGCCTATACTACAACTACCACCGAGGATACGGGCATAAGACCCAAGATTGCTTCGATCTAAAGGACGCTCTCAAACAAGCCATCTTAGACAGCAAACTCGAATCATCCGAGATTCCAAGAAAGTTGATAGAGAAAGATTAG